The archaeon BMS3Bbin15 DNA segment AAACAATCAGATAATATTGGATTCTGGCAAAATACCAATCATCCATGCCAGAGATAATGCTATTGGAGAAGTAATAGTGACACCAAATGGACATCACTTCCGGGGTGAATATCTTCCCAGGGAAATATGGCCTTATCTAGATAAGTTACATAATGCCAGGACGGCGATAGAGAGACGTTTTGGCATGGATTACAATTATGCCTTGACAATGATGCCACATAAAGGTAAAATATGGGCATACATTTTTATCGGGATGGGGGAGATTTTGCACCAACTTAATGCACTGACTGCATACAAGATTGGAGAACTTAGCCTGATAAGGTCAAGTAGTGCTTTTAGAAGAATTTACAGCAACTTTGATTCAGAAAAAAAACAATGGAATGAAAAAGATGCTTTTCTGAGAATTTCAAGAGGAAATATCATTTATGCCTAAAACTCTGTATATATTATTGGTAGTATCAAATTTTCTATTATGGACATACTCAACTCTAAGACCCCAGGATGAACCATCTCCAACAAGCTTTCTAATCTTCTCTTCCTGAAAACCAGTTACTATAATAACTTCTTTAATACCATTAGAAGCAAAACTTTCAAGTATATAAGAGATAATAGGTTTTTTGCCTACATGAATCAGTGTTTTTGGAGTGTTTTCAGTATAATTTTCCATTCTATTACCTATTTCTGCTGCAAGTACGACTGCTTTCATAACTTTCACTTTTAAATGCTCAGAATGAACTACAATAATATTTTTTGTGATTAAACTTCTCATACAATGGATGCGGGAGTTATTAGCCTATTTTATATTGTAACAAACAAATTTAAAAGCTGATTATGTCTGAGAACCGCTTAAAGGTTGTTCAAATGGAACTGAAGTACCCCCTGACTTATTATGTGTATAGGAGATTTTCTGTACCTATAGCGAAACTATTGATACCCACAGGTATCTCACCCAGTACTATCACCCTCATCTCAACTTTCATTGGATTTCTTGCAGCTTATATGATTGCTACAGGAGAAGCAATTTACGGAGTTGTCCTGCTTTTAATTTCCCAGATACTTGACTGTACTGATGGTGACCTTGCAAGGCTTTCAGGCAGAATAACAAAAAAGGGAGCTTATCTTGATAGAGTTCTCGACAGGTTTGTTGATGTAGCCTTAATAATCGCCCTTATAGCATTGAATCCTGCATACTGGTTTGTAGGAACTCTTGCAATAGCTGGCACATTTCTTGTGAGTGTGACAAGAATAATGGCAGAGGCTGTTGGCGCTGAATGTCAGGTTGGGATTGCCACAAGAGACTTCAGAATTTTGGCAATTGTAATCGGCGTACTTCTGGGACAGATTTATTATCTTCTTATATTCCTTTCAGCTTTTGGATTTATAACTGTATTTCACAGGATGATGTACTCAATGAAACAGATGTGATGCCATGATTTTGAAACACTTCAAACAGATTCTATTACCGGTAGATGTGAGAATACATAGAAATGCACTTGAAAATATCTCAAAGGCCGTAAATAGATATGACTTAAAGAATGTGGTGGTTGTCACCGGTATTAAAACAAATGAAATAGCTGGCATCACTGTGGAAAAACTTCTGACAAGTAGTGGGGAGTGCAGAACAAATAAATTTATTGTTAAAACAGCTTCCAGAGAGGCTGCAAAGAAAATCGAGCAGGAAATAAGAGGAGATTTTGGTGATTATGACGCTGTTTTTGGTGTGGGAGGAGGGAAGATACTGGATGTTGCAAAGGTTGTTGCATACCATTCAAATTCACTTCTAATCAATGTGCCCACCAATGCAGCCCATGATGGCATAGCCTCACCTCTTGCCAGTTTCAAAGAGAAGGGAATGCCAATTTCAATAAAGGCAGCATCTCCAATCTCAATTATCGCTGACCTCGATATTATAAGAAAAAGTCCTGTCAGGCTTCTTAGGTCAGGTTACGGTGACCTGGTCTCAAACCTTGTGGAAGTTAAGGACTGGCTACTTGGCGTTCAGAAAATAGATGAGGATTATGACGAAATTGTGGCAAGCATATCAACCATGCCAGCCATGCTATTACTTAGAAGTGCCAAAGAGCTTGATTTTAGAGATTTTGATTATCTTAAACTCCTGGTTAGAGGATTAATTCTCGGGGGTCTTGCTATAACCATGTATGGCACTTCGAGACCTGTTTCTGGGTCAGCACATAAGTTCAGCCATGCTCTTGACTATCTGCGCTATGGGAAAGGCACTCATGGCGAGCAGGTAGGTATAGGTACTATAATCATGGAGTACCTCCATCAGCACTACTATGGTAAGGGTGACTGGGAACTTATTAAGTACTCTCTTGAAAAGATTCTTGCTCCAACCACTGCCAGAGAGATTGGATTAACAAAAGAGCAGATGATTGAAGCTCTTATGCATGCTAAAAACATAAGACCTTCTCGATACACAATCCTTGAGGACCAGAACCCTTCAAGAAAAGACTTTGAGATATGTCTTGAGAAGACAGGCATAACGAAGTAAGTTACAAAATTTAATATACCTTGGCTAATAGTATAGCCATGAGGTAAATTATGGAAATCACAAATGCTCATGGGGCTGGCGGAAAGATAATGGAGGACTTTATAAAGGAGTTCGTTCTTGGAAGTTTTGAGAGTTCCTCTCTTGGTAGTGTGAATCTCGAGGACCTTGATGATGGCGCAAGTATTACTCTTGAGAACTACGAGGTGGTTGTTACCAGTGACAGCCATACTGTAAAACCTCTCTTTTTTCCAGGTGGAGACATAGGAAAGCTTGCAGCCTGTGGTACAATTAATGACCTTGCCGTAATGGGAGCAAAGCCTATTGCTCTGAGCTGTAATCTTGTGATTGAAGAGGGTTTCAGCAGTAATAAGCTTGGAAAAATCCTTGATTCAATGAACAGAGTTGTGAGGCAGAACAATGCCTTTGTTATATGTGGTGACACAAAGGTAATTGAGAAAGGAAGAGTTGACAAGCTTATTGTTGCTACCACAGGTATAGGAATAGCACCGAAGAATAAGGTTCTGGCCGACTCCTGCGTAAAGCCAGGTGATAAGATAATTGTATCCGGTACTGTGGGTGACCATGGAATAGCGCTTTTAAGCTACAGAGAAGGCTTTACCACAGACTTAATATCAGATGTTGGAAGTGTCCTGCCTGTAATCAGTAAAGCAGTTGAAGCAGGCGGTGTACATGCTGCCAAGGACCCTACAAGAGGTGGTCTTGCCAATGCTCTGAATGAATGGGCTGAAAAAGCTGGTGTAGATTTAGTTATAGAAGAAGATAGAATACCAATCAGAGAAGAGGTTAAGGCCCTTTCAGAGCTTCTCGGTATTGATGCATTAACAGTTGCCTGTGAAGGCAGAGCTATTCTTGCTGTTTCTCAGGAAAAGGCTGAAGATGTGCTATCTGAAATAAGAAAACTTCCCCAGGGGAGGAATGCTGAGATTATTGGCGAGGCTACTGAGGAAAATTTAAAAAGAGTTATAATGAAAACAGAGGTCGGCGGAAAAAGAATTCTTGAGCGCCCTCTGGCCGACCCTGTTCCAAGGATATGTTGAATCACCTCAGCCCTTTAAGGGCATACTTCAGGTCAAACTTGCCCTGAGGTGTTATTGGAGGTTCGACAATCTGCTGGGGTTCTGGCTCCGGCTCCTGCTTCATCACAACCTTGCTATCTTTATTCATAAACACATCGTCAACTCTCACTATTAAGCTTGCAACCTCTGTTGCAGAAATTATAGCATTCCTCTTAACCGCATAGGAGTCAAATATGTGATGCTCAACAGTATCGCTAACCTTCCTGGTTACAGCATTGAAACCGACATTTGTGAAACCCGCATAATGCCCCCGCCTTATACCTGCAAGTATATCGATAGGATTGATTCCAGCATTTTTTGCTAAAATTTTCGGAATTTCTTCAAGAGCTTCTGCAAATGCTTTAATTGCAAGCTGCTCCTTACCCGGGACTCTTCTTGAAAATATCCTGAGCCTTTCAGCAAGCTCTAATTCCGTGGCACCGCCACCAGGGAGTATTTTTTTATCATATGCTACTCTGCAGAGAACTTCCACAAGCTCTTTCATCTTTCTCACAAGCTCAAGGGCAAGGGTTTCATTCCCAGCTCTTATGAATATAGAAGCTACCCTGTTGGGATATCTGGGTTTCTTTATGTACATTATCTCTTCATTGCCAATTTTGCTCTCTTCAACATAGCCAGCATAGCCGAGAACATCTGGTAAGACCTCATTTACATTGATAAGAACTCTTGCACCTGTTGCCTCTGCAATATGCTGCATTACCTTCTTCTCAACATCCCTCACACCAAGAATTCCAGCCTTTGCCATGAAAAACATGGCCTCTTCAGCTATATTTTTAGAACATAGCACCACATTTGCACCGGATCTGGCTATAACCCCTACAGCAGCCCTCATAACTTTCTTCTTGTATTCAACCACTTCATTCAAACTCTGGACTGAGTTTATATCTAATTTGGTGTGTTTAGGTTTAACCAGGTCAAACTCTCTATCTATAAGCAGAATTCTGGCATTTTTTACCTTTCTGGGCATTGAGGGATGAACCCTTTTTCCCAGGTCAATATAAACTCCATCAAAAACATTACTATTTTTAATGCCACCACCTGTGCGGTAGTTTATATAAATCCTATCTTTATCACCTCTAACAAGATTTACAGCAGCATTTGCCAGAGTTGAAACAAATCTAATATCTGTCTCAGTTATCTTACCTCTGAGCATGGTGAGAGCTATGCTATCAATATCCTTCTGTTCAAGCTCCATAGCTATACTATCAAGAAACTCAAGTGACTTGCTTAGAGCAGTTTTATAGCCAGAAGAGATAATGCCCTGATGTATACCCATATCAACAAGCTCAAGAGCTCTCTTCAGGAGTTCTCCCGCTATTATAACACTTGTTGTTGTGCCGTCACCAAACTCTTTTCCCTGAGTTTTCCCCAGCTCAGCCATCATTTTTGCAGCAGGATGTACAAGCTCCATAAGCTCCAATATTGTGCTTCCGCTGTCAGTTATTACTATATCGCCATCAGTTACAAGCATTTTGTCCATGCCTCTGGGGCCAAGGGTTGATTTAAGACTCTCCGAAACTGCAAGGGCAGCAGTAATATTTGTTTTCAGAGCATTCTTACCTATTTCCCTCTCCTTATTTGTGATTTCTTCAATGTCTCTCGACATCATAAATATAACCTCCTTATGTTGTCAACTTCCTGTATATCTCGGGAAGCTTTCTGGGAAGCTTACTTACATCATCAATAATAATATAGCCAATATCACCAAACATCCTCTGTAGGTAATCTCTTGCTGTATTATCGATAGTTATACAGAAGGGTCTTATATGCTTGCGCTTGGCTTCCATAAGAGCCTTTTTTGTATCTTCAATACCATGTTCACCTTTGTATTCATCAAAATCCTCGGGCTTGCCATCGCTTAGAACTATGAGAAGTTTAATTTTAGCGGGAGTATCTTCTAGAATCTTTGTTAAATGCCTTATTGGTGGGCCCATCCTTGTGTAGTCAAAGGCATCCATTCCTGCTATCCTCTGTTTGACCTCCTCGTTATAATCATCCTCAAATCTCTTGATAATATAGAAGTCACACTTCTTTCTTGTCTTACCAGTGAAACCAAAAATAGCATATTTATCATCAAGAATCTCAAGGGCTTCACACATCAGTACGAGAGCTTCCTTTTCGGTATCTATAACCCAGCCTGTTGTCGAACCGCTTAAATCCACAAGAAAAGCAACTGCAATATCCCTGTCCTTTTTGTCTATTCTCATATAGAGCTTCTCACTTGGCGTAACCCCTGCTTTCATATCTGCATAGGCCTCTATAAAGGCGTCAATATCAATTTCCTCACCATAAGTCTGCCTGAATTGCCGTTTATACTCAGGTCTCAGCATTTCAAACTGCTTTTTAATCATATTAACAAGAGATGAATTCTTTTCAATAGTTTTCTCAACAAACTTGTCGCTACCCTTTTTCATCATCTTTTCTCTGAGGACACACCAGGAAGCTCTATAGCTGGCTATTTTATAATCCCATTCATCATATAGTATTGCCCCGGCAATATCTTCATCGGTAAGTTCAACCTGAAATTCGGTTATCTTTGCCTGAATATTTGCTCTTAGCTTCTTTCCAGCACTATCAAGAACCTTCATGAGCATAGTTGCATCTATTTCACCCAGCTCACCAAGTTTTTTCTCAATCTCCTTTAAAAGTTCATCTTCAAGCTCTTCCGGAACTTCAATACCCATCTTGAAGAGAAAATCAAGAGGTGCACCATAAGATAAAGGGTCGAGAACTTCATTCATATTATGCTGCAGTTCAGAATCTATATCCGGAGGTTTCTCTAACTTCAAATCTTCAATAAGTTTTTTGATATTTTCAGCTATTTCTTTTTTTGTCTCTTTTATTGCTCTTGTCACCTGTTCAGGCTTTATTACTCCCCTGTACTTCAGTATATCCATACCTGTGTAGGGTATTCCAAAGAACTTCTCCTCCATGACCTCATAGATTTCTGCTGTAGTTCTTGCAGAATCCTCAACGTGAGACTTTCCATTTTCAAGAGTCTTTCTCGCTATATTATAAATTTTATCAACAACTGGCTTGAGATGTCCTTTAATCTCGCCCTTGACCTTACCGAAGGTTAAAAGCTGATTGAAAGCTTCAACAACAGCATCTTTATCAGGGAGTTTATCAATACTGATGCGCATCTCCCATTCTTTCTTCAGGATTATGTCCATATCTCTGGCCAAACCCCTGAATTCTTTTCTAAGGTTTCTTTCAACTCTGGCATTTTCAATTATGTTGAATATATCCAGAGCCAGCCTGCTCTCTGGAAATAGATTGATAAAATTCTCAAGACCTTCCTTTTCATAACTGGTTGCTCTCGAGTATCTGGACTCCATATCTTCCACAAGGTCTTTCATTCTGCTTAGCTTCAGGTCAAGACTTCTGTATCGCATCTGAGCATATTTATGGGCAGCTATAACTTTGTAGAACTTGAAGTTAAGGTCATTGTCATCAAAATCACTAATTTCAAAGGGCAGAAAAAGAGTTCTTGTGTCTGTGTAGGAAATACTCTCGGGCTGAATTTTCAGAGTATCTCCGCTGAGCGCTATGATATAGGTTTCAAGTATTCTCGAAACACTTTCATATTCAAGACCATGAGAGTGAATCTTATCAATTGTTTCTCTGGTTATACCTTTGAAAAAGTTTCTCGCAGGAATAACCCCATAATTGTCAGCTACTTCTAAACCCATATCCACCCATTTATTCAGGTCTTCAAGACTGAAGTTTTTGACTGCATCTGAAGCTGTCTTGAAAAAGTGAAAAGCCATTTCTTTATCTCTTCTGGCAAGATTCTCGCCCTGCCTGTAGATTACTGAGAGAATTTCATTATCCAGCTCCATTAATCCTGGAACTGCCTCATCTATACTCTCTATACCTCTTGCATAGTGAAAGCCTGTAAATCTCACCTCCAGAACATCTTCTCCAAAAGATGTCTGACCAAGAATTTTAAAGAGGTTAGAACGTACATCTTCAAAGCTTACCAACCTTTCTCACCCTTAGAAGACTGTAGTTATTAACTCTTTGATTGCTCTGAGCATATCACTGTCATCAGTTATTGGATTTGCCATTGCAACTTCAGCTGCCTGCTGCTCGGAAATCCCACTCCGAATAAGAGTGCCAGCATATATCAGTGCTCTTGTACCGGTACCTTCATCTAACCCTTTATCTTTAAGGTTCCTTATCTTCTCTGCAAGAGTAACAAGATATCCTGCAGTCTCCTTATTTATACCGCTCTCTTTCATAACTATCTCTATTTCAAGCTCCCTGGGAGGGTACTCAAAGTTGAGGCTTATAAACCTCTGTCTTGTAGAGTGCTTCAAATCTTTGAGCACACTCTGATAGCCAGGGTTGTAGCTTATGGATAAAAGAAACTCATCAGGTGCTTTGAGAATCTCACCTCTCTTCTCAATGGGTAAAACTCTTCTGTCGTCAGTCAAAGGATGAATAACAACAGTTGTGTCTTTCCTTGCCTCGACAATTTCATCAAGATAGCATATTGCCCCAACCTTTACAGCCTTTGTTAATGGGCCGTCAATCCATATCGTTTCTCCACCCTTAACGAGATATCTCCCCACGAGGTCACTTGATGTAAGGTCATCGTGGCATGACACGGTTATTAGAGGCCTTTTCAGTTTCCAGGCCATATACTGCATGAATCTTGTCTTTCCGCAACCGGTTGGACCCTTGAGCATTACAGGTAACTTGTTCTTAAAAGCAGCTTCAAAAACTTCTATTTCATTACTAACAGGCATATAATAAGGTTCTTCTGTAACAAAATTCTCCTCAATCTTAATAGCCTCTATACCTTTTCCAGTCATTCCATAACCTCCATTCAAATTTTTTTATAAGTTCAACATCAACAAAATATTTAAGTTTAACTATGGCACCACCTGCTATCTCGCTTATAAGGATACTGATACGGTATAAATAAAAGGCAATTAACCCTCATCAACTGAGGATAAATAAAGGAATCAGACTCATTGTGTTATCATCAACATTAGAGTAAAAACTCCGCAATAGTCTGGTTAATCTAACGCCTGAACTAGCGCCCTTTCGGTTAGGTTACCTCGGGCAATTAGTAGCAGCGGGCTGAACTACTCGCCCGAAGGCTTGCAGCTTACACCCCTGCCCTATCAAACGGGTCTTCTACCCGTGCCCTTGTTCTCAGCAGCCGTTGTCCTCGCGAACCCCGGTTTTCCATCCAGTGTCAACCCGAAGCGCCTTTTATAACACTTTGGACTTACTGAACGTGCTGAGAAATGGCCGTCTCTTTTCGAGGTGGGTTTCGAACTTAGATGCCTTCAGTTCTTATCCCTTGCGGCGTAGCTGCCCTGCATGCCCTGTCGGACAACAGGTAGACCAGAGGCCACGCAGCGCCGTTCCTCTCGTACTAAACGCTGCTTCCCCTCAGACGACCAACACCCCCAACAGTTAAAAACTAACCTGTCTCACGACGGTCTAAACCCAGCTCACGATCCCTTTTAATGGGCGAACAACCCCACCCTTGGAGGCTGCTGCACCTCCAGGGTAGGAAGAGCCGACATCGAAGTAGCAAGCCGCGGGGTCGATGTGAACTCTTGCCCGCGACAACTCAGTTATCCCTGAGGTACCTTTTCTGTTATCACCGGGCCCCATCGAGGAGCACTCGGTGGTTCGTTAGGTCACGCTTTCGCGGCTGGATTCCTTGCTGTGCGGAATCCAGTCAGGCTGGCTTTTGCCCTTACACTCTACACCGGATTTCTGACCCGGTTGAGCCAACCATAGAGCCCCCCTGATATCTTTTCAGGGGGGTGCCGCCCCAGCCAAACTGCCCACCAACCGATGTCCTGCCAAAGCAGTTAGTGATATAGTCGTAGATGGGCAGTGTTCCATTGGCGCCTCCACCTGCCCTGGCGAGCAGGCTTCGATGGCTTCTGCCTACACTCTACATCCACAACCATAACACAACGACAGGCTGCAGTAAAGGTCCACAGGGTCTTCTTTACCCGTTGGGGGTCGCTGGTCTGTGCACCAGCATAACAGGTTCACCGGACCGCAGTCGGGGACAGTAGGGCTCTCGTTCATCCATTCATGCAAGCCGCCAATTAAGCGGCAAGGTATTACGCTACCTTAAGAGGGTCATAGTTACCCCCGCCGTTTACCGGCGCTTCACCCCGTTGAACCGGGGTTTCACGTACCAGCACTGGGCAGGAGTTAGCAACCGTACTCACCCTTACGGGCTTGCGATTACCTATGTTTTTATTAAACAGTCGGAGCCCCCTGGTCACTGCGACCAGCTCTTACACAGAGCTGGCACCCCTTCTACCGAAGATACGGGGCCATTTTGCCGAATTCCCTCGACTGCGTTTCTCCGACGCGCCTTAGGCTTCTCACCCAGAGACACCTGCGTCAGTTCTAGGTACGGACTCTCAGGATCCTTCCTCTTTCCATTTTCACGGGCTCCAAGCTATAAGCCGAAGCCTCTATACAGAGGCCTGTTCACGCTTTCGCCTGGTTCTCACCATTACGGTACTCCCCACGTTTATACGCTTAAACAGGGTGACAGCCCTGCTCGGCTTAGCCCAAAGCGTCTGGAAAAAGGCTCGCGTTGCCGCATGTACCTGAGAGGTACAGGAATATTAACCTGTTTCCCTTTCGAACATGTCAAATTGTGCATGTCCTTAGGACCGACTAACCCTCAGCCTACGATAGTTGCCGAGGAAGCCTCGCCCCTACGGCGGTGGGGATTCTCACCCCACTTTGCTGCTACTACTGGCGGGATTCTCATTCCTGCAAGGTCCACTGGAACTTACGCCCCAGCTTCTACCCTAGCAGGACGCCTTCCTACGAGATAAGCTTGCGCTTCTCTGAGGTATCGGTGGCATGCTTAACCCTGTCGATTTTCAGGGCCCTTGACCTCGGCGGGTGAGCTGTTACGCACTCTTTAAAGGATGGCTGCTTCTAAGCCTACCTCCTCGCTGTCTTAGGCCAAGAACTCCCTTCCTATTTGGCACTTAGCATGCACTTACGGACCTTAACCTCAGGCTGGGTTATTCCCCTTTCGGACATGGAGCTTACCCCCACGCCCTCACTTTGACCTTCTACGGCGTTAGCAGCTTCGGAGTTTGACAGGATGCCGAGGGCTTTCGCCCCCTAAACACCCAATCAGTATCTCTACGTCGCTAACTACCTCCAGTCAAGCTGTGCTTCGACACATTTCGGAAGGAACCAGCCGACACCGGCCTTGATTGGCCTTTCACCCCTAGCCCAAAGTCAACCGAGCGATTTGAATATCAGCACCGGTTCGAGCCTCCACGTGGCTTTCGCCACGCTTCACCCTGCCCTGGGCTAGATCGACCGGTTTCGGGTCCCACAGCCATGACTCCGAGCACTTTCGCACTCCGCCCCTTGCTCATAAAGAGCTGCGGGCCTGTTGGTTTCCCTGCGGCTCCGGAGTTATACTCCTTAACCTCGCCATGACCATAGAGTCCCCGCCCCGTTTTTCAAAACGTATGTAGTGACGCTGGTCCTCTCTCTTCGTACAGGTACCTCACGATACTTTCCTTCAGAGAGACTCTACCCTTTCACGCCACTACGGGCTATAACCACCTGGTTTCAGGCTCTTTTCACCCCCTGTCGGGGGTACTTTTCAGCTTTCCCTCACGGTACTAGTTCACTATCGGTCTCAAAAAGTATTTAGGGTTAGGAGTCGATGCCTCCCATCTTCACACGAGATATCCGACCCGTGCTACTCTCGACATGTCCAGAACCCTTAAACATACGCCTACGGGGCTCTCACCCTCTCAGACGGAGCATTCCATCTCACTTCGGCTTTAGTTTACTAGGGTTCAGCGGACATATCAACACCACATCTCCTACATGTTTCCATGCAGGATTCAGTTTGCCCTGTGCCGCTTTCGATCGCCTTTAATAACGGCATCGCCATTGCTTTCTTTTCCTGCGGGTACTAAGATGCTTCATTCCCCCGCGTTCCCGCTCGTTACCGAGCGCACAGGTTTTGCCTGTGCAGGAGTCCAATTCGGGGATCTCGGGTTCAATGGCTACATGCACCTCGCCCGAGCTTTTCGCAGCTTGTCACGCCCTTCATCGGCTTTTGAGCCGAGCCATCCCCCAGATGGTTTAATGCAACCTAGCCTAATTAGACACTAGTTCAGATTACGCTTAACCAGACCTATGCGGAGCCTCAATGAGCTTATAGCTCTCGGCTTTTCGACCCATAACCTTTCTGATTATGGGCCTCAAAGTATGTATTTGTTAATTGATAACTTTAAATGGACCCACCGGGATTTGAACCCGGGGCCTTCCGGCTGCAAACCGGACGCTCTTCCAGCTGAGCTACGGGCCCTTTCTGTGCAGGTACCCATAGCTTTAACATCAAGAATGTTTTGAATGAGACTCGATAGATTTGGTGCCTGATTAACAAAGCACAGGTTTCAAAGGAGGTGATCCAACTGCAGCTTCCGCTACGGTTACCTTGTTACGACTTAACCCTCCTCGCGTAGCCTAGATTCGAACTGAGCCAATGACCCAGACCTCACCCAAACTACACTCGGGTGGCTTGACGGGCGGTGTGTGCAAGGAGCAGGGACATATTCACCGCGCGATAATGACACGCGATTACTAGGGATTCCGGCTTCACGAGGGCGAGTTACAGCCCTCGATCCGAACTACGACCGGGTTTGGGGATTACCTTCTCCTTTCGGAGTCGGAACCATTTGTCCCGGCCATTGCAGTCCGCGTGTGGCCCAGGGAATTCGGGGCATACTGACCTACCGTCGCCCGCTCCTTCCTCTGACTTAACGCCAGCGGTCCCCCTAGAGTGCCCACCTTTCCCGTAGGAAAGTGCTGGCAACTAGGGGCACGGGTCTCGCTCGTTGCCTGACTTAACAGGACGCCTCACGGTACGAGCTGACGACGGCCATGCACCTCCTCTCGGCTCGTCCGGCAAAGTCATCAGCTTGGCCTTCATCCTGCCGTCGCCCCTGGTGAGATGTCCGGCGTTGAATCCAATTGAACCGCAGACTTCACCCCTTGTGGTGCTCCCCCGCCAATTCCTTTAAGTTTCACTCTTGCGAGCGTACTTCCCAGGCGGCAGGCTTATCGCCTTCGCTTCGGCACTGCACGCCCCCGTAGAGCGTGCAACACCAAGCCTGCAGCGTTTACGGCCAGGACTACCGGGGTATCTAATCCCGTTCGCTCCCCTGGCTTTCGTCCCTCACCGTCGGGCCCGTCCTCGTGGAGAGCCTTCGCCACTGGTGGTCCCCCGAGGATTACAGCATTTCACCGCTACCCCCGGAGTACCCTCCACGTCTTCCGGCCCCAAGCCAAGCAGTATCCCCGCAATTCTTCAGGTTAAGCCTGAAGATTTACACAGGGACTTACCTGGCCGGCTACGGACGCTTTAGGCCCAATAAAAGCGGCCACCACTCGAGCTGCCGGTGTTACCGCGGCGGCTGGCACCGGTCTTACCCAGCTCTTATTCGTGGAGCTGGTTAAACTCCACAAAAGCTCCTGCAGTACAGGAGCACTTGGGATCCCCCCGTCGCTCTTGCGAGCATTGCGAAGTTTTCGCGCCTGCTGCGCCCCGTAGGGCCTGGGGCCGTGTCTCAGCCCCCATCTCCGGGCTACAGCTCTCACTGCCCGTACCGATCGCTGGCTTGGTGGTCTGTTACACCACTAACAACCTAATCGGACGCAGGCTCATCCTCGGGCGCCGGAGCTTTGGGCGATGTATCCTTCCAGACCACATCACCTATCAGTTATTAGCCCCAGTTTCCCGGGGTTATCCCTGACCTGAGGGTAGATTACCCACGTGTTACTGAGCCGTCCGCCCCTCGCTCAAGCTCCGAAAAGCTCGAGCTCGGTCGACTCGCATGGCTTAGGCGAATCCCAATAGCAGTGGCCTCCGGCAGGATCAACCGGTATTGAGCAGGCACGTGCCTGCTTAGGAATTGACAATAGCATTATTAACCAGGTTTCACCACTATCGAGCCTCAGTCAGACTCAAACTATCAATTTGAGCCTCCATGATTATCATTGGCCATACGGCCTCCTAATATTGCATTACTTGGAATCAGCCCTGACAATTCAGGGCAGTCACCATATAATGCATTCCTATATATTATGGAAACATTAACTTCTTACACCAAATTCTATAAAAATCCGGTGTTTTACTGTGCTGGTATTGCCATGTGCAACCAATCTTGTAAGCCACACAGGTTAGCGTTTTAGGGGTGTAGAATCGCAAGTATAAAAGATACTGAATCAGTCATGAGAGTTATCCATACCATCATCTTTTTATCCTATCCATCCAAA contains these protein-coding regions:
- a CDS encoding von Willebrand factor type A domain protein — its product is MVSFEDVRSNLFKILGQTSFGEDVLEVRFTGFHYARGIESIDEAVPGLMELDNEILSVIYRQGENLARRDKEMAFHFFKTASDAVKNFSLEDLNKWVDMGLEVADNYGVIPARNFFKGITRETIDKIHSHGLEYESVSRILETYIIALSGDTLKIQPESISYTDTRTLFLPFEISDFDDNDLNFKFYKVIAAHKYAQMRYRSLDLKLSRMKDLVEDMESRYSRATSYEKEGLENFINLFPESRLALDIFNIIENARVERNLRKEFRGLARDMDIILKKEWEMRISIDKLPDKDAVVEAFNQLLTFGKVKGEIKGHLKPVVDKIYNIARKTLENGKSHVEDSARTTAEIYEVMEEKFFGIPYTGMDILKYRGVIKPEQVTRAIKETKKEIAENIKKLIEDLKLEKPPDIDSELQHNMNEVLDPLSYGAPLDFLFKMGIEVPEELEDELLKEIEKKLGELGEIDATMLMKVLDSAGKKLRANIQAKITEFQVELTDEDIAGAILYDEWDYKIASYRASWCVLREKMMKKGSDKFVEKTIEKNSSLVNMIKKQFEMLRPEYKRQFRQTYGEEIDIDAFIEAYADMKAGVTPSEKLYMRIDKKDRDIAVAFLVDLSGSTTGWVIDTEKEALVLMCEALEILDDKYAIFGFTGKTRKKCDFYIIKRFEDDYNEEVKQRIAGMDAFDYTRMGPPIRHLTKILEDTPAKIKLLIVLSDGKPEDFDEYKGEHGIEDTKKALMEAKRKHIRPFCITIDNTARDYLQRMFGDIGYIIIDDVSKLPRKLPEIYRKLTT
- the nirQ gene encoding denitrification regulatory protein NirQ, which encodes MTGKGIEAIKIEENFVTEEPYYMPVSNEIEVFEAAFKNKLPVMLKGPTGCGKTRFMQYMAWKLKRPLITVSCHDDLTSSDLVGRYLVKGGETIWIDGPLTKAVKVGAICYLDEIVEARKDTTVVIHPLTDDRRVLPIEKRGEILKAPDEFLLSISYNPGYQSVLKDLKHSTRQRFISLNFEYPPRELEIEIVMKESGINKETAGYLVTLAEKIRNLKDKGLDEGTGTRALIYAGTLIRSGISEQQAAEVAMANPITDDSDMLRAIKELITTVF